Part of the Tumebacillus sp. BK434 genome is shown below.
GTCCGTTCCCGATGCAAAAGACGCGAATCTTCCCGGAGAAGATCCGCACACAATATGAGAAATGGGTCTAACAAGAGCAAAGCAAAGCCGGAGCGGGCATCTGCGCACGCTCCGGCTTTGCTTTGCGTAGGGTAGGGAGAGCAGCCCTATTGACCTGCCAAGATCTGATCCCACAGCGCTCCGTCGGCATAGAGCTCTTGGCGAACCCGATCCCAACCGCCGAGATAGCCGATGTCGAACAGGCCGGGCGGGGTCTGGTACTGGGCGGCGAACTGCTTGGCGACCCATTCTTCGACGGCGCGGAACCCGTTTTCCGCAAAGATCGTCTGCGCCTCGGGGGTGAACAGGAAGTCGACAAACGCTTCGGCCGCTTCGCGGGTGCCGTGCTTGTCGACGTTTTTGTCGATGACGGCGACCGGGTTTTCGATCTTGATCGTATGATTTGGCACGAGAATCGTGTATCGGGCGCCTTCTTTGACGCGGGCCAGCAGCTCGTTTTCATAGGTGACCACGACGTCGCCGGTGCCCGCTTCGAACGTGGTCATCGAGGCGCGGCCGCTTTTGTCGAGCGATTTGACGTTCTTGTGGATCGAAGCGAGCAGTTCCTTGGCGAAGACCGGATCTGGCGCGCCTTTTTCCTCCGATTTTTTCAGGCCGGCGCCGTAGATCGCGTTGATGTCCCACTGCGCGCCGCCCGAAGTTTTCGGGTTGGGATAGAGGACGGAGACGCCCGGCTTCGCGAGGTCTTCCCAGTCTTGGATTCCTTGGGGATTGCCTTCGCGCACGCCGAGCGCCACGACGGAAGTGGTGATCATGCCGCCGTGCTGCCTTTGCTTCCAGTCGTGGGTGATCAGGCCGGCGTGTGTGATCGCGTCGATGTCCGCTTCGAGCGAGAGGGCAGCGACATCCGCCTCAAATCCGCCGGTGATCGCCCGCGCCTGTGTGCCGGACGCCTCGTATGATTCTGCGAATTTGACTCTTTGCCCGGTCTGCGCTTTCCATTCCGCCTGAAACTTCGGGATGA
Proteins encoded:
- a CDS encoding sulfate ABC transporter substrate-binding protein codes for the protein MATKKLWLGALLALSLAVLPACGEPANQQDEITLTLGAYTVPKEAFSKIIPKFQAEWKAQTGQRVKFAESYEASGTQARAITGGFEADVAALSLEADIDAITHAGLITHDWKQRQHGGMITTSVVALGVREGNPQGIQDWEDLAKPGVSVLYPNPKTSGGAQWDINAIYGAGLKKSEEKGAPDPVFAKELLASIHKNVKSLDKSGRASMTTFEAGTGDVVVTYENELLARVKEGARYTILVPNHTIKIENPVAVIDKNVDKHGTREAAEAFVDFLFTPEAQTIFAENGFRAVEEWVAKQFAAQYQTPPGLFDIGYLGGWDRVRQELYADGALWDQILAGQ